One Alphaproteobacteria bacterium DNA window includes the following coding sequences:
- a CDS encoding glycosyltransferase family 39 protein yields MFKTLSSNLFPHEKRLTGAAYGVLVLFCLAIFLPGFFTLPVFDRDEPSFAQASKQMVQTGNLVDIRFQDEPRYKKPIGIYWLQAGAVQIVQRIAGDEIANSIWPYRLPSLIGAILAVLLTAALGCKLLNAETGFAAGIMLACCFMLNVETRLAKTDAMLLATIVACQFVLAKAFVQAKALKAKDFLLFWGALAAGFLIKGPLVLLAPLGTLITLKLFKEPISFAKKLNPLLGIPFALLLILPWFILITHQAGAEFYKNSAGHDLFAKIWEVQGFAHQWGFAFPGLYSFILPAMLWPASLPFMLAIPYIWASRHDKDVRFCLAWAIPIWLVFEFTLTKLPHYVLPAYPALCLLAMRWLFSGVRDTGHSLWNGFCYLAFAGVSLGFALIPAALPIMLEGTLFYWALFAGTLAFAACLTAIHLMRGKQSDPSIGLSPLPVAAVMLMASLFGVMLPNLHHLFISEQIVRNLPVLENCEQPMLATAGYSEPSLVFDARIKTEFLNMGERLAVEMKRNPCLIGVVENGQKAEFLEKAKFFQLMPLLTGNVDGFSIGAGKMLKLEIYRTAPVPAKVTPKAKSKRR; encoded by the coding sequence ATGTTTAAAACCTTATCATCCAATTTATTCCCGCATGAAAAACGCTTAACCGGCGCGGCTTATGGCGTGCTGGTTTTATTTTGTCTGGCCATTTTCCTGCCCGGGTTTTTTACCCTGCCGGTGTTTGACCGTGATGAACCCAGCTTTGCGCAGGCATCCAAGCAGATGGTGCAAACGGGCAATCTGGTCGATATCCGCTTTCAAGATGAACCGCGTTACAAAAAACCCATCGGCATTTACTGGCTACAAGCCGGCGCTGTACAAATCGTGCAACGCATTGCGGGTGATGAGATTGCGAACAGCATCTGGCCTTATCGTTTGCCATCGCTGATTGGTGCAATCCTTGCGGTGCTGCTCACTGCGGCGCTGGGCTGCAAATTGCTGAATGCGGAAACAGGATTTGCCGCGGGCATTATGCTGGCCTGCTGTTTCATGCTGAATGTGGAAACGCGCCTTGCCAAAACCGATGCGATGCTTCTCGCAACCATTGTGGCCTGTCAGTTTGTGCTCGCCAAAGCCTTCGTACAGGCCAAGGCATTAAAGGCAAAAGATTTCCTGTTATTTTGGGGCGCGCTGGCTGCGGGCTTTCTGATTAAAGGCCCGCTGGTTCTGCTGGCACCACTAGGCACCCTTATCACCCTAAAACTGTTCAAAGAACCGATCAGCTTTGCAAAAAAACTAAATCCGCTGCTGGGCATTCCATTTGCGCTACTGCTTATCCTGCCATGGTTTATTCTGATTACCCATCAAGCAGGTGCGGAGTTTTATAAAAATTCTGCCGGCCATGATTTATTCGCCAAAATCTGGGAGGTGCAAGGGTTTGCCCATCAATGGGGCTTTGCATTCCCGGGGCTTTACTCATTTATTTTGCCCGCAATGCTGTGGCCCGCATCGCTGCCCTTCATGCTGGCAATTCCATATATCTGGGCATCACGTCATGACAAAGATGTGCGCTTTTGTCTGGCATGGGCCATTCCCATCTGGCTGGTATTTGAATTTACCCTGACCAAATTGCCGCATTACGTGCTGCCTGCTTATCCGGCGTTATGTCTGCTTGCCATGCGTTGGCTGTTTTCAGGTGTGCGCGATACGGGTCATTCGTTATGGAATGGTTTTTGTTATCTAGCCTTTGCGGGTGTATCGCTTGGCTTTGCACTCATTCCTGCCGCGCTTCCGATTATGCTGGAAGGCACGTTATTTTATTGGGCATTATTCGCTGGCACACTTGCCTTTGCCGCATGTTTAACCGCCATTCATCTGATGCGCGGCAAACAATCTGATCCATCCATCGGTCTTTCCCCGCTTCCCGTTGCGGCTGTCATGCTGATGGCATCGTTATTTGGCGTGATGCTGCCCAATCTCCATCATCTCTTTATCAGTGAACAGATTGTGCGCAATCTTCCTGTGTTGGAAAACTGCGAACAACCTATGTTGGCAACCGCAGGCTATAGCGAGCCAAGCCTTGTATTTGACGCGAGGATAAAAACCGAATTCCTGAATATGGGTGAACGCCTTGCGGTTGAAATGAAGCGCAATCCCTGTTTAATCGGCGTTGTAGAAAACGGGCAGAAAGCCGAATTTCTGGAAAAAGCGAAGTTTTTTCAGCTCATGCCCCTGCTCACCGGTAATGTCGATGGCTTTAGCATTGGTGCAGGCAAAATGCTGAAGCTCGAAATTTACCGCACCGCGCCGGTGCCAGCAAAAGTAACGCCAAAAGCAAAATCTAAGCGGCGTTGA
- a CDS encoding lipid-A-disaccharide synthase N-terminal domain-containing protein encodes MINHVFDVIWTWLSGHFNFLVLFGLLGQALFMMRFVAQWVHSEKMGRSAVPEIFWVFSIGGGLVLLIYAILKNDFVFIVGQSLGLFIYARNVFFIHNIKAKQLANNPAQILHELSFEVTELSAKSHELTPEELKAASEALVTLQHIKK; translated from the coding sequence ATGATTAATCATGTATTTGACGTTATCTGGACGTGGCTATCCGGTCATTTCAATTTTTTAGTGCTGTTTGGCCTATTGGGTCAGGCCCTGTTCATGATGCGCTTTGTCGCCCAATGGGTGCATAGCGAGAAAATGGGCCGCAGCGCGGTGCCGGAAATTTTCTGGGTCTTCAGCATTGGCGGCGGTCTGGTTTTGCTTATCTATGCCATTTTGAAAAACGATTTTGTATTTATCGTCGGACAGTCGCTGGGGCTCTTCATCTATGCCCGCAACGTGTTTTTTATCCATAACATCAAAGCCAAGCAGCTTGCCAATAATCCTGCGCAAATCCTGCATGAATTATCCTTTGAAGTGACCGAGCTTAGCGCCAAAAGCCACGAATTGACGCCCGAAGAACTAAAAGCGGCCAGCGAAGCATTAGTCACGCTGCAGCATATCAAAAAATAA
- a CDS encoding heme ABC transporter permease gives MLHYFANPSRFQNIARFLWPLFGALSLALFTLGTHAALVTSPPDYQQGETVRIMYVHVPAAWMALALYTVMALAAMSAFVWKHTVADLFCKAAAPVGAVLSAICLITGSIWGKPMWGAWWVWDARLTSMLILFFLYVGFIVLRNAFDDTSDGGQRGEKASQILLVVGLINIPIIKFSVDWWNTLHQGATVIRKGGPALDSTMMPPLFLMAGGVFFFCGAIILLRILTAITLKKLENTQKGQD, from the coding sequence ATGCTGCATTACTTTGCCAATCCCAGCCGTTTCCAGAACATTGCGCGCTTCCTGTGGCCGCTATTCGGCGCCTTAAGCCTTGCTCTGTTCACGCTTGGAACCCATGCCGCATTGGTGACATCCCCGCCCGATTATCAGCAGGGCGAAACCGTGCGTATTATGTATGTGCATGTGCCTGCTGCGTGGATGGCGCTTGCGCTTTATACAGTTATGGCGCTTGCCGCTATGTCCGCATTTGTGTGGAAACACACCGTTGCTGATTTATTCTGCAAGGCCGCCGCACCTGTTGGTGCAGTGCTAAGCGCGATTTGCCTGATTACCGGAAGCATCTGGGGCAAACCCATGTGGGGCGCATGGTGGGTGTGGGATGCGCGACTGACATCAATGCTGATTTTATTTTTTCTCTATGTTGGTTTTATAGTTTTGCGCAATGCGTTTGATGACACATCCGATGGTGGACAGCGCGGTGAAAAAGCGAGCCAGATTTTATTGGTCGTTGGGCTAATCAATATTCCCATCATCAAATTCTCGGTTGATTGGTGGAATACACTGCATCAAGGCGCAACGGTTATCCGTAAAGGCGGGCCAGCCCTTGATTCAACCATGATGCCACCGCTTTTTTTGATGGCTGGGGGCGTATTTTTCTTTTGCGGCGCCATTATTTTGCTGCGAATTTTAACGGCCATCACCCTGAAAAAACTCGAAAATACTCAAAAAGGCCAGGATTAA
- a CDS encoding heme exporter protein CcmB, translated as MNAILALFKRETVIAWRTRAQSIAHLVFVLLMVTLFPFALGPDAVQLQHVAPGLLLLAILLGQMLGFEKLFSMDYQNGTLDIIHGSRMSLSFYAIVKSKAQWCALLLPIIVCSPLLMVLLHVPVMHMPVLILALLLASYIIQQLGMLGAALALGAKNAGLLLPLLLIPFYIPVMIFAVSLATAGAEGEGLQALYFLGALLVLYSSTLPFLTGAALRSAIEAS; from the coding sequence ATGAACGCCATTCTTGCACTCTTCAAACGTGAAACGGTCATTGCATGGCGCACACGTGCACAAAGCATTGCGCATCTGGTCTTTGTGCTGTTGATGGTTACGTTATTCCCCTTTGCACTTGGCCCCGATGCAGTGCAATTGCAACACGTTGCTCCCGGCCTGCTGTTGCTTGCCATTTTGCTTGGACAGATGCTTGGTTTTGAAAAACTGTTCAGCATGGATTATCAAAACGGTACGCTGGATATTATTCATGGCTCGCGCATGTCGCTTTCGTTTTACGCAATAGTAAAAAGCAAAGCGCAATGGTGCGCATTATTGCTACCGATTATTGTGTGCAGCCCTCTTCTCATGGTGCTGCTGCATGTACCTGTTATGCACATGCCGGTGCTTATCCTCGCGCTGCTTCTTGCATCCTATATCATCCAGCAATTGGGAATGCTGGGCGCGGCATTGGCGCTTGGCGCAAAAAATGCGGGCCTCTTGCTACCGCTTTTGCTTATTCCGTTTTATATTCCGGTGATGATTTTTGCGGTCAGCCTTGCTACCGCTGGCGCTGAAGGTGAAGGCTTGCAAGCCCTGTACTTCCTTGGCGCATTATTGGTTCTCTATTCGTCAACGCTGCCATTTTTAACGGGCGCTGCACTTCGCTCCGCCATAGAAGCTTCATAG
- the ccmA gene encoding heme ABC exporter ATP-binding protein CcmA, translated as MPLFPFTITNLSCTRAKRNLFAPVNFTLDAGGVFILHGENGSGKSTLLRALAGLFPYNGAPLSSYLYLGHANALHPSMTAIEHLDFWRALYATQQTGNDGQKSTNELILDTLGLTAQRHQLAAQISNGQKRRLSFARLLVQQADVWLLDEPQAALDAAGVQMLLKLVGQHTQNGGAAIIASHDDLAINSAQIIQLQAAA; from the coding sequence ATGCCGCTTTTTCCATTTACCATAACCAACCTTTCCTGCACGCGTGCAAAGCGTAATCTTTTTGCGCCGGTAAACTTTACGCTTGATGCCGGCGGCGTGTTTATTCTGCACGGGGAAAATGGCAGCGGGAAAAGCACATTGCTGCGCGCATTGGCGGGTTTATTCCCGTATAACGGCGCGCCGTTATCCTCATACCTTTATCTGGGTCATGCCAATGCGCTGCACCCTTCGATGACTGCGATTGAACATCTGGATTTCTGGCGCGCCCTTTATGCCACGCAGCAAACGGGGAATGATGGACAAAAAAGCACGAATGAATTGATTTTGGATACGCTGGGGCTAACCGCGCAGCGTCATCAATTGGCGGCGCAAATATCCAACGGGCAAAAACGCCGTTTATCCTTTGCGCGGCTGTTAGTGCAACAGGCAGATGTCTGGTTGCTGGATGAACCGCAGGCCGCGCTTGATGCTGCGGGTGTGCAAATGCTGCTCAAGCTTGTTGGGCAACATACACAAAATGGCGGCGCAGCGATTATCGCCAGCCATGATGATCTGGCGATTAACAGCGCGCAAATCATTCAATTGCAGGCCGCCGCATGA
- a CDS encoding TIGR00730 family Rossman fold protein encodes MTSEPQVNLAASEQWKPSTNPSAEKILIRSVCVYCGSSSRVAQRYKDNAKTIGTMLAQKGIDVVYGGGRVGLMGIVADAAMNAGGKVIGIIPQHIQSKEIEHNGLTELHVVESMHTRKAMMAERSDAFVVLPGGFGTLDEAFEIITWKQLQLHEKPVIIFDDGGFWDPLIKLMDNLIKEGFATERHRSMYQVAHSLEEVFELLKQPIVPPPPIETKWL; translated from the coding sequence ATGACATCTGAACCACAGGTGAATCTTGCCGCGTCCGAACAATGGAAGCCAAGCACCAACCCTTCGGCCGAAAAAATTCTTATCCGCAGCGTGTGCGTCTATTGCGGATCATCCTCGCGCGTGGCGCAGCGTTATAAAGATAATGCGAAAACCATCGGTACCATGCTCGCGCAAAAGGGCATTGATGTGGTCTATGGTGGCGGGCGCGTAGGCCTGATGGGTATTGTGGCCGATGCCGCGATGAATGCAGGCGGCAAAGTCATCGGCATTATTCCGCAGCATATTCAATCCAAAGAAATCGAACATAACGGCTTAACCGAATTGCATGTGGTTGAAAGCATGCATACCCGCAAAGCAATGATGGCGGAACGCAGCGATGCATTTGTGGTATTGCCGGGTGGTTTTGGCACATTGGATGAAGCCTTTGAAATCATCACCTGGAAGCAGCTTCAATTGCATGAAAAGCCCGTCATCATTTTTGATGATGGTGGTTTCTGGGATCCGCTGATTAAACTGATGGATAATCTGATTAAAGAAGGCTTTGCCACGGAACGCCACCGCAGCATGTATCAGGTTGCGCATAGTTTGGAAGAAGTATTCGAGCTGCTCAAGCAGCCCATCGTTCCACCGCCACCGATTGAAACCAAGTGGCTTTAG